A window from Exiguobacterium marinum DSM 16307 encodes these proteins:
- a CDS encoding LptM family lipoprotein, which translates to MKKMLICLILLIATLSGCGLGASQQMPIELYSGKPLHIAVIGELPEVELEQVKFNTISFQELENINTISSAYDAVWIMNSQFDIADQERYVEVYTALSIPIFFIGTKKSYLPFVFEDMTYNDAPDIPGDYVAGYLQIDQEQFQFWGFELNDNEVTERNVLDAYMRIFTVISELQ; encoded by the coding sequence TTGAAGAAAATGCTTATTTGCTTGATCTTATTGATTGCGACCTTGAGTGGCTGCGGATTGGGTGCATCGCAACAGATGCCAATCGAACTGTATAGTGGAAAACCCTTACATATCGCCGTGATCGGGGAACTACCGGAAGTTGAACTAGAACAGGTGAAATTCAATACGATATCTTTTCAAGAGTTAGAGAATATCAATACTATTTCTTCTGCATATGATGCCGTCTGGATCATGAACAGTCAATTTGATATAGCGGATCAAGAGAGATATGTAGAAGTCTATACAGCTTTAAGTATCCCGATCTTCTTTATCGGTACGAAAAAGAGCTATCTTCCATTCGTATTTGAAGATATGACTTATAATGATGCACCAGACATTCCAGGCGACTATGTCGCTGGTTATTTGCAAATTGACCAGGAACAGTTTCAATTCTGGGGTTTTGAGTTGAACGACAACGAAGTAACCGAGCGGAATGTTTTAGATGCATATATGCGAATTTTTACAGTGATTAGTGAGTTACAGTAG
- a CDS encoding DUF817 domain-containing protein, translated as MGRIRYLFIFAYEQALSCIFPVAIFGALAVTKFVELPLPRYDVLLIWCLFVQVVLVKTGLETMEEMKVISWFHVIGLGLELFKVQMGSWSYPDEAFTKVWGVPLYAGFMYASVGSYVVQAWRRLDLQFTKMPNPIIAFGLGITIYFNFFWHHVWLDLRWLLIALIFLAFGRSIVSYKLDDRRFEMPVVLSFFLIACFIWLAENIVTFYNGWAYPDQLNGWALVDLGKLSSWFLLVIISILLVAWQKRKLEYEIT; from the coding sequence ATGGGACGTATACGTTATCTCTTTATCTTCGCTTACGAACAGGCACTCAGTTGTATCTTTCCGGTCGCCATCTTTGGTGCGCTTGCCGTCACAAAGTTTGTCGAGTTGCCACTTCCTCGATATGACGTCTTACTCATCTGGTGTTTGTTCGTCCAAGTGGTCCTCGTGAAAACGGGACTCGAAACGATGGAAGAAATGAAGGTCATCAGCTGGTTCCATGTCATCGGTCTTGGTCTTGAACTATTCAAAGTGCAGATGGGGTCATGGAGTTATCCAGATGAGGCGTTCACGAAAGTGTGGGGCGTCCCGCTCTATGCCGGATTTATGTATGCGAGCGTCGGAAGTTATGTCGTTCAGGCGTGGCGTCGTCTCGATTTACAGTTCACGAAAATGCCGAACCCGATCATCGCCTTCGGACTTGGCATCACGATTTACTTCAACTTTTTTTGGCATCATGTGTGGCTAGACCTACGATGGCTATTGATCGCACTCATCTTTTTGGCGTTCGGCCGTTCGATTGTCTCGTATAAACTCGATGACCGTCGATTCGAGATGCCGGTCGTCCTATCGTTCTTCTTGATTGCTTGTTTCATCTGGCTGGCAGAAAATATTGTCACCTTTTACAACGGCTGGGCGTATCCGGATCAGTTGAACGGTTGGGCCCTCGTCGATTTAGGTAAACTGTCGTCATGGTTCCTACTCGTCATCATCAGCATCCTCCTTGTCGCTTGGCAAAAGCGAAAACTGGAATATGAAATAACTTAA
- a CDS encoding metal-dependent hydrolase has product MDTITHTLFGLTLYGAADKRDLQQHEKRALFVTTLVGSQIPDSDVISRLWDTEGMYQMWHRGITHSIFLVPLFALLIYILVRLLFRVTDIRYFWWALLSVFIHNTSDLFNAWGTGYFEPFSDVRITFGVIPIVDFVFWGIFLVAWLVARKQEVRYKTYRYAWASLVLYVAIQSAQGAYLYQTYADEHDEVALSASFIPTQFTVITKTDENVSLFKDSIYQEATLQYELTSAEKTSLEPLFEANQEALTLTKWSPFVVIVTDEERLGVFDPRFYDGESSFLYEYIER; this is encoded by the coding sequence GTGGATACGATTACGCATACGTTATTCGGTTTGACACTATATGGTGCAGCCGATAAACGTGATTTACAACAACATGAAAAACGAGCCTTGTTCGTCACGACACTCGTCGGGAGCCAAATCCCGGACAGCGATGTGATTTCTCGGCTATGGGACACAGAAGGCATGTATCAGATGTGGCATCGCGGCATCACCCACTCGATTTTCCTCGTCCCGCTCTTTGCCTTGCTCATCTACATACTCGTTCGTCTTCTCTTTCGCGTGACAGATATCCGCTATTTTTGGTGGGCACTGTTGTCCGTGTTCATACACAACACATCTGACTTGTTCAATGCGTGGGGGACGGGCTACTTTGAACCGTTCTCGGACGTGAGGATTACGTTTGGTGTGATTCCAATTGTGGATTTCGTCTTTTGGGGGATCTTCTTGGTCGCCTGGCTCGTCGCCCGTAAACAAGAAGTCCGCTATAAGACATATCGGTATGCATGGGCGTCTCTCGTTTTGTATGTCGCGATTCAAAGTGCGCAAGGAGCTTACTTGTATCAGACATATGCAGATGAACATGACGAAGTGGCGCTATCGGCTTCATTTATCCCAACTCAGTTCACCGTCATCACGAAGACTGACGAGAACGTATCGCTCTTTAAAGATTCCATTTATCAAGAAGCGACCTTGCAATACGAATTGACGAGTGCCGAAAAGACGAGTCTTGAGCCATTGTTTGAAGCGAATCAAGAGGCGCTTACTCTGACAAAATGGTCACCGTTCGTCGTCATCGTGACAGACGAAGAACGGCTCGGCGTCTTTGACCCACGTTTTTATGACGGAGAGTCTTCATTTTTATACGAATATATCGAAAGGTAG
- a CDS encoding helix-turn-helix transcriptional regulator codes for MNNRERLLEVRRFFERYTDEANPKTLEDLLEYLSTIGDTSKLAKKSVKDDIQALNNSGFEVQDELEKNGLAKKYWHSARLFEIHELRMMVDAIVAAKFISEDVTEEIVEKLQMLTSIPEAKTLQSIIKTPKKKHGHIPYHIDRIQRAIHERKAISFQYTDVVGFDVTKRTFPLRRDGERYVINPIDLHWNHEQYYLIGIDESIGEVRNYRVDRIVNSEIVEDGTIRPKHHLPDDYYQKSFNMYNGSDEQIVLSVDERVLPVIFDKLGEDVSVSEYEERFLIRFDAAVSDGFIYWLLSLGAQVEVVEPLTLRDHMKATIEKMATTYEYTSIHSSIE; via the coding sequence GTGAATAACCGAGAGCGGTTACTTGAAGTTCGACGTTTCTTCGAACGTTACACGGACGAAGCGAATCCAAAGACACTAGAAGATTTGCTCGAGTACTTGTCAACGATTGGAGATACTTCTAAGTTAGCAAAAAAATCGGTGAAAGACGATATCCAGGCACTGAATAATTCGGGGTTTGAAGTGCAGGATGAATTGGAGAAGAATGGTCTCGCCAAAAAATATTGGCATTCGGCCCGCTTATTTGAGATTCATGAACTTCGGATGATGGTCGATGCGATTGTCGCAGCGAAATTTATCTCGGAAGACGTGACCGAGGAAATCGTAGAGAAGCTTCAAATGCTGACGAGTATCCCTGAAGCGAAGACGCTACAATCGATCATCAAGACGCCGAAGAAAAAACACGGACACATTCCTTACCATATCGACCGAATCCAACGAGCTATTCATGAGCGAAAAGCCATCTCGTTCCAGTATACAGATGTCGTCGGATTCGATGTGACGAAACGAACGTTCCCGCTTCGCCGTGACGGAGAACGATACGTCATCAATCCGATTGACTTGCATTGGAATCACGAGCAGTATTACTTGATCGGTATTGACGAATCGATTGGAGAAGTGCGAAACTACCGGGTCGACCGAATCGTCAACTCAGAGATTGTGGAAGACGGCACCATCCGTCCGAAACATCACCTACCTGATGATTACTATCAAAAGTCGTTCAATATGTATAACGGTTCTGACGAACAAATTGTCTTGTCTGTAGACGAACGAGTACTCCCGGTCATCTTTGATAAGTTAGGGGAGGACGTTTCTGTGTCGGAATATGAAGAACGATTCCTCATCCGTTTCGATGCGGCCGTATCTGACGGATTCATTTACTGGTTGCTCTCATTAGGCGCACAAGTAGAAGTGGTCGAACCGCTCACACTTCGTGACCATATGAAAGCCACGATTGAGAAGATGGCAACTACTTATGAATATACAAGCATTCATTCATCCATCGAGTAA
- a CDS encoding alpha/beta fold hydrolase, translating into MKYYAHVNGSKIEYIDRGHGPVIVLIHGTQSSSLEPYHVDQLVLSGFRVIVPSRPGYGETPYSFSASPQAFATQLHHLMQMLQIERYHVYGISAGGPTAIELASQNQRVLSLTLAAAVTSVVDFPYRDTVSRNVVQPAFIALQYIMKQFIARAIQKHPFEATARMIQSTSVLALETIREEVSPYDIFLLKRVANQMAFGLGAQFDLKQRVSSEVLLGVTCPTYIVHSKNDKAVPVRHAHYAKRLIPHAQLSILNSPGHLIWVGRHARKSERQIERFIRFNS; encoded by the coding sequence GTGAAATATTATGCACACGTCAACGGCTCAAAAATCGAATATATAGACCGTGGTCACGGTCCCGTCATCGTACTGATTCATGGGACCCAATCCTCAAGTCTAGAACCATACCATGTGGACCAACTCGTTTTGTCCGGTTTCCGGGTCATTGTCCCATCTCGGCCTGGATATGGAGAAACTCCCTACTCTTTTTCAGCATCTCCTCAAGCGTTTGCGACACAACTCCATCACTTGATGCAGATGCTACAGATTGAGCGGTATCATGTCTATGGCATCTCTGCAGGAGGACCGACCGCCATCGAGCTCGCTTCACAGAATCAGCGTGTACTCAGCTTGACACTCGCTGCCGCTGTGACGAGTGTCGTCGATTTTCCATATCGGGACACGGTCAGTCGAAATGTTGTCCAACCCGCATTTATCGCACTTCAATACATCATGAAACAGTTCATCGCTCGTGCCATTCAAAAACATCCATTCGAAGCGACAGCCCGTATGATCCAATCGACAAGTGTGTTGGCACTCGAGACGATTCGAGAAGAGGTGTCACCCTACGACATCTTCCTCCTTAAACGTGTCGCGAATCAGATGGCGTTTGGACTCGGTGCACAGTTCGATTTGAAACAACGTGTTTCAAGTGAGGTCTTACTCGGTGTCACCTGCCCGACCTATATCGTCCATTCCAAAAACGATAAGGCCGTTCCGGTTCGCCATGCCCATTACGCGAAGCGCTTAATCCCACATGCTCAACTATCGATTCTGAACAGTCCCGGTCACTTGATTTGGGTCGGACGGCACGCGAGAAAGTCAGAGCGACAAATCGAACGATTCATCCGATTTAACTCATAA